The following are encoded together in the Eriocheir sinensis breed Jianghai 21 chromosome 28, ASM2467909v1, whole genome shotgun sequence genome:
- the LOC127004336 gene encoding uncharacterized protein DDB_G0271670-like, producing MCEVEGCCCLTLRQGCVLIGGITIMVSLVQTLIFSWVLVETYHSSQSSALSSSSTDNSSESASFSYSFPSLSCPPGFFLVKSSSSSSSSSSSSSSSSSSSSSSSSSSSSSSSSTSSSSSTSSSSFPFSSTSSSPSEESLVDINTTTVINDTSTPASPLTMQLRPQSDEDDKTTQSPPPATSTPSAFNATNSLESDATPLLASATPTSGDGNESLWSSSATPLDDANVTRSAPAEANVTKSTPRINCGAPGQGVLWSLVVASALYSLVGGLLVVAVLNYVSWQLSIWFFYTVGYDLFMLIVAMTDGVYTSFSDISSYVVCLVTTYCVIVVDSYYEKLLHDERVDKASGGSRRRSSLVIVRSSPDSPTSQHDYIPPTSYTLNSHNTLAPPPVSLAPPQTTTAVRYHALPASPTKEPLPHKNHRRHHHHHVYENNI from the exons ATGGTGAGCCTGGTGCAGACGCTCATCTTCTCGTGGGTGCTTGTGGAGACCTACCACTCCAGCCAGTCCTCCGCCCTCAGCTCCTCCTCGACGGACAACTCCTCGGAATCagcctctttctcctactccttcccctccctctcctgtccCCCCGGCTTCTTCCTCGTTAAGagctcttcatcctcatcttcgtcatcgtcgtcgtcgtcctcctcctcctcctcctcctcctcctcctcctcctcctcctcctcctcctcctcttctacctcctcctcctcttctacctcctcctcctccttccccttctcctctacttcctcctcgccTTCAGAAGAGTCACTCGTGGATATCAACACGACCACAGTGATTAACGACACCAGCACGCCGGCCTCCCCGCTCACGATGCAGCTAAGGCCCCAGAGCGACGAAGACGACAAGACGACACAGTCCCCGCCGCCTGCCACGTCGACCCCCTCGGCCTTCAATGCCACAAATTCCCTGGAGAGCGACGCCACGCCCCTGCTGGCTTCCGCGACGCCTACCTCGGGGGACGGCAACGAGTCCCTTTGGTCGTCAAGCGCAACACCCCTCGACGACGCTAACGTCACCAGGTCTGCCCCCGCGGAGGCGAACGTCACGAAGAGCACGCCGAGGATCAATTGTGGcgccccag GTCAGGGCGTGCTGTGGTCCCTGGTGGTGGCCTCTGCCCTCTACTCCTTGGTGGGGGGACTCCTGGTCGTGGCGGTGCTTAAC tACGTGTCGTGGCAGCTCTCCATCTGGTTCTTCTACACAGTGGGCTACGACCTCTTTATGCTGATCGTGGCCATGACGGACGGCGTGTACACAAGCTTCTCCGATATCTCCAGCTACGTGGTGTGCCTCGTCACCACCTACTGCGTCATTGTGGTCGACTCCTACTATGAAAAG CTGCTGCACGACGAGCGAGTGGACAAGGCCAGCGGAGGGAGTCGTCGTCGGTCCAGCCTAGTCATCGTCCGGTCGTCCCCTGACTCCCCCACCTCCCAACACGACTACATCCCCCCCACCTCCTACACCCTCAACTCCCATAACACCCTCGCGCCCCCGCCCGTGAGTCTGGCACCGCCGCAGACCACCACGGCAGTCCGCTACCATGCCCTGCCCGCCTCCCCCACCAAGGAGCCGCTGCCGCATAagaaccaccgccgccaccaccaccaccacgtctacGAAAACAACATATAG